A region of the Deltaproteobacteria bacterium genome:
CCATAAATACAGTTACGCCTGAATTGTTTGCAAAATTTCCTACCCCAGCAGCTATGGCCGCAGCACCGCTTGCTGAAATTGAACATCTGGTGAGTCGTGTTAATTTTTTTCATAATAAAAGCAAAAATATTAGCGCCATGAGTAAAGCGTTGGTTGAAAAATACCATGGTGAGGTTCCACAATCGATCGAGGCTTTAATAAAACTACCAGGTGTAGCTCGAAAAACCGCCAATGTAGTGCTTGGCACCGTGTGGGACATTAAAAGTGGTATTGTTGTTGATACTCATGTAATGCGTTTATCTCAACTTCTTGGGCTATCAACTGCCAGCGAGGCCCCTAAAATTGAACGCGATTTAATGGCAATCGTTCCCCAAGATGATTGGATTTTATTCAGTAATCTGTTGATTTATCATGGTCGGCAAATTTGCATTGCACGTCGACCACTGTGCAAAAATTGCGGCTTAAATAAACTTTGTCCATCTGCTTTTAGAGCAGTTCCATTTTGAAGTGAGCGTAGCGAGACACGATAGACCGTAGCCGAAGGTGGCGCCCGAGGAGTGAGCAGCGCAGGAATAGTGGACCTATTTCGAGCAGCGAAACGACGAGGCCGCCAGCTTTAGGCAGGTATGTCGTGTCGCAGTAGATCAATTCAAAAGGAAACTGCTCTAAGATTGCGGTGAAACCTAAAAAAATATCCAAAAAATAAATTAAACACGCGGTTCACAAGTAAGTACTAGTTCACCGGTGTTCTCGTCGACTTGTACTTCACCACCATTAGTTAATTTGCCAAAGAGAATTTCATCAGCTAATTGGCGCCGCAATTTTGTATCAATTAAACGAGCCATGGGACGCGCCCCATGTTTTTGGTCATAGCCGTTAGTCGCTAACCAATGCCGCGCCTGGTCGGTAAGCGAAATCGTAATCCGCTTAGATTCAAGTTGTGCTTCAAGTTCAGAAATTAGCTTATCAACCACCTGTTCGATAATTGGCGGCGTTAAGTGAGCAAAAGTAACCCATGCATCAAGACGGTTGCGAAATTCAGGGGGAAATAATTTTTCGATGGCGCGTTTTTCGCTGCCAACACTCATCGCTTCACCAAAACCAATAGCATTGGCTTGCATATCAAAAGCACCGGCATTGGTGGTCATGATCAAGGTGACATTGCGAAAATCAGCTTTACGCCCATTGTTATCAGTAAGAGTGGCGTGGTCCATAACCTGTAATAATATATTAAATATATCTGCATGGGCTTTTTCAATTTCATCAAGGATTAATACTGCGTGCGGATTTTTAACGATCGCATCGGTTAGTAACCCACCTTGATCAAAACCAACATATCCTGGTGGCGCACCAATAAGACGCGACACGGTATGCTTTTCCATGTATTCAGACATGTCAAAACGAATAAGTTCTACTCCGAGGGCTTTGGCTAATTGACGCGCCAACTCAGTTTTACCAACGCCGGTTGGCCCTGAGAACAAAAAGCTGCCCACCGGATGTTCAGGGTGAGCTAAGCCGGCACGCGAAAGTTTTATCGCCGCACAAATCGCATCAATGGCATTATCTTGACCATAAATTACCAGTTTAAGGTCACGATCTAAAGTAGCAAGTCGCTCTTTATCAGACGTTGAGACCGTGCGCGATGGCACTCTGGCCATACGCGCTACGATATTCTCAATATCTTTAGTACGTATATTTTTAGGACGTTTTGAAGCAGGCAGCAAGCGAGCCGCCGCGCCAGCTTCATCAAGTACGTCGATAGCTTTATCAGGTAAGAAGCGATCACTAATATATTTTGCCCCTAATTCAGCAGCAAGCCGAACGGCGTTGTTAGTATAGGTAATACCGTGATGATCTTCGTATTGTTTTTTTAATCCCTGCAGAATTAACACGGTTTCAGCTACCGATGGTTCTTTAATGTCAATTTTTTGAAAACGTCGCGCCAAAGCCCGATCCCGTTCAAAGGCATTTTGAAATTCTTTGTAAGTAGTTGAACCAATACAGCGCAAATCTCCAGCAGCAA
Encoded here:
- the clpA gene encoding ATP-dependent Clp protease ATP-binding subunit ClpA produces the protein MITRELELTFNLAVREAERRRHELVCLEHLLFAMCHDKWAINILEGCGADINALKKSLEEYLITLEVVSPGERLDLEQTLAVTRVLRRAAIHVQSAGKKEIDAGDVLAAMFHEPDSQAVYLLRQQGINRLDILDFISHGISKNGEGDLGEFPKVEEDDTGDSRNKQDPLEAFTISLIAKAAAGKIDPLIGRQQELERTIHVLCRRRKNNPVFVGEPGVGKTAIAEGLALAIYEGRVPELLRSAEIYALDMGALIAGTKFRGEFEQRLKAVIKAITNKENAILFIDEIHTIVGAGSVSGGTLDASNILKPALAAGDLRCIGSTTYKEFQNAFERDRALARRFQKIDIKEPSVAETVLILQGLKKQYEDHHGITYTNNAVRLAAELGAKYISDRFLPDKAIDVLDEAGAAARLLPASKRPKNIRTKDIENIVARMARVPSRTVSTSDKERLATLDRDLKLVIYGQDNAIDAICAAIKLSRAGLAHPEHPVGSFLFSGPTGVGKTELARQLAKALGVELIRFDMSEYMEKHTVSRLIGAPPGYVGFDQGGLLTDAIVKNPHAVLILDEIEKAHADIFNILLQVMDHATLTDNNGRKADFRNVTLIMTTNAGAFDMQANAIGFGEAMSVGSEKRAIEKLFPPEFRNRLDAWVTFAHLTPPIIEQVVDKLISELEAQLESKRITISLTDQARHWLATNGYDQKHGARPMARLIDTKLRRQLADEILFGKLTNGGEVQVDENTGELVLTCEPRV
- the nth gene encoding endonuclease III, which produces MAMAVKTKVSKIIAVLHELYPNPTCALFHHNAFELLVATILSAQANDKTINTVTPELFAKFPTPAAMAAAPLAEIEHLVSRVNFFHNKSKNISAMSKALVEKYHGEVPQSIEALIKLPGVARKTANVVLGTVWDIKSGIVVDTHVMRLSQLLGLSTASEAPKIERDLMAIVPQDDWILFSNLLIYHGRQICIARRPLCKNCGLNKLCPSAFRAVPF